In Vicugna pacos chromosome 1, VicPac4, whole genome shotgun sequence, a single window of DNA contains:
- the MRPL39 gene encoding large ribosomal subunit protein mL39: MALGVWGLRLWRAAPGGAGRRLTATSPASQLSPTELIEMQNDLFNKEKNRQLSLTPRTEKIEVKHIGKTDPGTVFVMNKNISTPYSCAMHLSEWYCRKSILALVDGQPWDMYKPLTKSCEIKFLTFKDQDPGEVNKAYWRSCAMLMGCVIDRAFKEGYVVSLVRAPEVPVMAGAFCYDVVLDKRLDEWTPTKENLRSFTKDAHALICKDLPFETLEVEAKVALEIFQHNKYKLDFIEEKASQNPERIVKLCRFGDFIDVSEGPLIPRTSVCFQYEVSAVHNLQATQSSLVRRFQGLSLPVHLRAHFTVWNKLLERSRKMVTEDQSKPAEGSATA; the protein is encoded by the exons ATGGCCTTGGGAGTCTGGGGGCTGCGGCTCTGGCGGGCCGCCCCCGGCGGGGCTGGCCGGA GACTTACGGCAACCTCACCAGCTTCTCAGCTGTCACCGACAGAACTGATAGAAATGCAGAATGACCTctttaataaagagaaaaacagacagcTGTCATTAACTCCCCGAACTGAGAAGATTGAAGTTAAACACATTGGGAAAACTGACCCGGGCACTGTCTTTGTgatgaataaaaacatttcaacTCCGTATAGCTGTGCGATGC ATTTAAGCGAGTGGTACTGCAGGAAGTCCATTCTGGCTCTTGTGGATGGACAGCCTTGGGACATGTATAAGCCTTTGACCAAGTCCTGTGAAATTAAATTTCTTACTTTCAAAGATCAAGATCCAGGAGAAGTGAATAAG GCTTACTGGCGTTCTTGTGCCATGTTGATGGGCTGTGTAATAGACAGGGCATTCAAAGAAGGATATGTGGTCAGTTTGGTCAGAGCTCCAGAAGTTCCTG TGATGGCTGGAGCCTTCTGCTATGATGTAGTTTTGGATAAGAGACTTGATGAGTGGACGCCGACGAAA gAGAACCTACGTTCCTTCACAAAAGATGCTCatgctttaatttgtaaagatctTCCATTTGAAACTCTGGAAGTTGAAGCAAAAGTGGCATTAGAAATATTTCAACACAACAA GTACAAATTAGATTTCATAGAAGAGAAGGCATCTCAGAACCCTGAGAGAATAGTCAAGCTATGCAg ATTTGGTGACTTCATTGATGTGAGTGAGGGCCCTCTTATTCCAAGAACGAGTGTTTGTTTCCAGTATGAAGTATCAGCGGTTCACAATCTTCAAGCCACCCAGTCGAGTCTTGTACGAAGATTCCAGGGTCTGTCTTTACCCGTGCACTTAAGA GCACATTTTACAGTATGGAATAAGCTATTGGAAAGATCTCGGAAAATG GTAACTGAAGATCAAAGTAAGCCTGCAGAGGGAAGTGCAACTGCATAG